Proteins found in one Legionella pneumophila subsp. pascullei genomic segment:
- a CDS encoding YeeE/YedE family protein has translation MDYITSFTPYLSAIGGLLIGLSAVLFLWLNGRIAGISGMIHGIFPPEKPFPVWRIAFLLGLAAAGLFYFVSPAIQFPLRTHYPVFLLLIGGFLVGFGTRMGQGCTSGHGVCGLARFSRRSFIATLLFILSAVITVYLIRHVGGLY, from the coding sequence ATGGATTATATAACCTCTTTTACTCCCTACCTAAGCGCCATTGGTGGATTACTGATTGGCCTAAGTGCTGTCCTTTTTTTGTGGTTGAACGGTCGTATAGCAGGTATCAGTGGAATGATACACGGAATTTTTCCACCTGAAAAACCATTCCCAGTATGGCGTATTGCCTTTTTACTTGGTTTAGCAGCTGCCGGATTGTTCTATTTCGTGAGCCCTGCCATTCAGTTTCCTTTAAGGACACATTATCCTGTTTTCCTATTATTAATTGGTGGATTTTTGGTGGGTTTTGGAACCCGAATGGGACAAGGTTGTACTTCTGGGCACGGGGTATGTGGACTGGCCAGATTTTCCAGGCGTTCTTTCATAGCGACATTGCTTTTTATCTTATCGGCAGTGATTACTGTTTATCTGATAAGACATGTGGGAGGATTATATTAA
- the ttcA gene encoding tRNA 2-thiocytidine(32) synthetase TtcA, whose product MSSNPSLVEKKILHYAGKAIADFNMIQRGDRVMVCLSGGKDSFTLLTILNQLRIKSGNKFEIFAFTLDQAQPGWNDACLRQWLTEKSIPHEILTRDTYSIVKEKIPEGKTYCSLCSRLRRGIIYRYAEEHGFNKIALGHHRDDLIRTLMMSILYNGDIRSMPPKLLSDNKKHIVIRPLCYVQEKDIMTFASEQAFPIIPCNLCGSQENLMRKKVASLIDQLAIENPKVPSNMLHALQSLKPSQLMDQNLWNFKNLEAGLETALPIQYEEVFNAQEFELENEKI is encoded by the coding sequence ATGTCTTCCAATCCTTCTTTAGTTGAAAAAAAAATACTTCATTATGCAGGTAAAGCCATAGCTGATTTTAATATGATCCAGCGTGGTGACAGAGTGATGGTATGCCTGTCTGGTGGAAAAGATTCATTCACACTATTAACAATTCTTAACCAGCTCAGGATCAAATCAGGAAACAAATTTGAAATTTTTGCTTTTACTCTGGATCAAGCCCAACCAGGATGGAATGATGCCTGTTTACGTCAATGGTTAACTGAAAAATCCATTCCTCATGAAATACTAACCCGAGACACATACAGTATCGTGAAGGAAAAAATTCCTGAAGGCAAAACCTACTGTTCTTTGTGTTCCCGTTTGAGACGTGGAATCATCTATAGATATGCTGAAGAGCACGGATTTAATAAAATAGCATTGGGGCACCATCGTGATGATCTGATTCGTACATTGATGATGTCCATTCTATATAATGGCGATATACGTTCCATGCCGCCCAAATTGTTAAGTGATAATAAAAAGCATATAGTCATACGACCACTGTGTTATGTACAGGAAAAAGATATTATGACGTTTGCATCAGAACAAGCCTTTCCAATTATCCCATGTAATCTTTGTGGATCTCAAGAAAATCTGATGCGCAAAAAAGTTGCCTCACTCATTGATCAACTGGCGATTGAAAACCCAAAAGTCCCCAGTAACATGCTTCATGCGCTGCAAAGTTTGAAGCCAAGTCAATTAATGGATCAAAATCTTTGGAATTTTAAAAATTTGGAAGCTGGCCTTGAAACTGCTCTGCCAATCCAATATGAAGAAGTTTTTAATGCTCAGGAATTTGAATTGGAGAATGAAAAAATTTGA
- a CDS encoding DUF6691 family protein, with translation MYNIMSFLCGLLFGAGLTISNMINPNKVLNFLDINGFWDPSLLIVMAVAVTVTFLGYKLINKFDKPILCNQFYLPEKKSIEKKLILGSIIFGIGWGVAGYCPGPSITALATFNSDPVYFVIGLIAGSWSYYWLFKKKNIQK, from the coding sequence ATGTATAACATCATGTCATTTCTATGTGGTTTGTTATTTGGAGCCGGGTTGACTATTTCAAATATGATCAATCCTAACAAGGTATTAAATTTTCTTGATATCAATGGATTTTGGGATCCGAGTTTACTGATTGTAATGGCTGTTGCTGTCACCGTAACTTTTTTGGGGTACAAACTGATAAACAAATTTGATAAACCAATATTGTGTAATCAATTTTATTTACCCGAGAAGAAAAGCATTGAGAAAAAATTAATCTTGGGAAGTATCATTTTTGGAATTGGTTGGGGTGTGGCTGGATACTGCCCAGGCCCATCCATTACTGCCTTGGCTACCTTTAATTCAGATCCGGTTTATTTTGTGATTGGGCTAATAGCAGGATCATGGTCTTATTACTGGTTATTTAAAAAGAAAAATATTCAAAAATAA
- a CDS encoding protein-L-isoaspartate O-methyltransferase family protein codes for MNHSARINMIKQQLRTGDVLNESILDLYDEILRHEFVPEPFSHFAYSDMQIPLAHGQRMLTPLEEGTILQALDLKGHETVLEVGTGTGFMTALLSKLCKKVISIDYYSEFTANAKRKLKEHNCLNVELITGDACRGWLESAPYDVIVFTGAMEKLTDTHKLQILPGGKLFAILGKSPVMKAYLFQLDHNAIWTESMLFETDIPPLVDQLKPKEFVF; via the coding sequence ATGAATCACAGTGCACGCATAAACATGATCAAACAACAGTTACGAACTGGTGATGTATTAAATGAATCCATCCTCGACTTATACGATGAGATCTTACGACATGAGTTTGTTCCTGAACCTTTCTCTCACTTTGCTTATTCAGACATGCAAATTCCCTTGGCCCATGGTCAAAGGATGTTAACTCCACTGGAAGAAGGAACAATTTTACAAGCGCTTGATCTTAAAGGCCATGAAACTGTGCTGGAAGTGGGAACAGGGACCGGTTTTATGACGGCTTTACTGAGTAAATTATGTAAAAAAGTAATCAGTATTGACTATTATTCTGAATTCACTGCCAATGCAAAACGCAAACTCAAAGAACATAATTGTCTTAATGTTGAATTAATTACAGGAGATGCTTGTCGTGGATGGTTGGAAAGCGCACCATACGATGTTATCGTATTCACTGGTGCCATGGAAAAACTGACAGATACCCATAAACTACAAATTTTACCTGGTGGCAAGTTGTTCGCAATCCTTGGTAAATCCCCTGTAATGAAAGCTTATCTTTTTCAGTTGGATCATAATGCAATCTGGACAGAATCCATGCTTTTTGAAACGGATATACCTCCTCTGGTAGATCAGTTGAAACCGAAAGAATTTGTTTTCTAG
- a CDS encoding OmpP1/FadL family transporter, which translates to MRLIFTGVLCLLTLNAQANVIQYFAGISYNNPADLFKVKNGILLIGGTGSYADLQFKGSALNFNTFQYDSGVNHSRTYIVWPYGRVAKRLNDKTVVAVDLTEPFNSNLDWGNDAFTRYAATQNYLTDVDLSPKISYAISKKLQIGGGINFNVLLKNEVNWAFPTGQSTYANLINRSSSFGVGYNLGINYAVNDTNFLGITYYSRIRQNTSGTSYLGLAANPDFQFGFYMPATTVASYVHIFNPKWLINLQVFQSEWNANQKVRLYNTAAPPPFTNFIFDMHFDTSYAYLAAIRKQVSDKLGIALAGMIDDGPEEDGLRTIVFPSDTQYFLGLIGDYRFTEHASMELILGHVYSNPSIQNKAKVNNVPVPFTTGRVTINANVLDLKVKIEG; encoded by the coding sequence ATGCGATTAATATTTACAGGAGTATTATGCCTGTTGACTCTCAATGCCCAGGCGAATGTGATACAGTATTTTGCAGGAATTAGTTATAACAACCCTGCTGACTTATTCAAAGTAAAAAATGGTATCTTGCTTATTGGAGGAACCGGTTCTTATGCTGACTTGCAATTTAAGGGAAGCGCCTTAAATTTTAATACGTTTCAATACGACTCAGGAGTTAATCACTCGCGTACTTATATTGTTTGGCCATATGGTCGAGTTGCCAAGCGCCTCAATGATAAGACTGTAGTTGCAGTAGATCTTACCGAACCTTTTAATTCCAATCTTGATTGGGGAAACGACGCTTTTACAAGATATGCTGCGACCCAAAATTACCTGACCGATGTGGATCTAAGCCCCAAAATATCCTATGCGATTAGCAAAAAATTACAAATTGGTGGTGGCATAAACTTTAATGTACTGCTAAAGAATGAAGTCAATTGGGCTTTTCCTACTGGCCAATCCACTTATGCGAATTTAATTAACCGATCCTCTAGTTTTGGTGTGGGTTATAATTTGGGGATTAATTATGCAGTGAATGATACCAATTTCCTTGGTATCACTTATTATTCAAGAATTCGCCAAAATACTTCCGGAACCAGTTATCTGGGATTAGCTGCCAACCCTGATTTCCAATTCGGTTTTTATATGCCAGCAACAACGGTTGCCAGTTATGTCCATATTTTTAATCCCAAATGGCTCATCAACCTACAGGTTTTTCAAAGCGAATGGAACGCCAATCAAAAAGTGAGACTTTATAACACAGCAGCACCACCTCCATTTACCAATTTTATTTTTGATATGCATTTCGATACCTCTTATGCTTATCTTGCCGCGATACGTAAACAAGTCTCTGATAAATTAGGCATTGCGCTGGCAGGCATGATCGATGATGGTCCTGAAGAAGATGGCCTTAGAACCATCGTTTTCCCTTCCGATACTCAATATTTTCTTGGATTGATTGGTGACTACCGTTTTACGGAACATGCTTCCATGGAACTTATCTTGGGACATGTGTATTCTAATCCCAGCATCCAAAACAAAGCCAAGGTAAACAATGTACCCGTTCCCTTTACTACAGGCCGGGTGACAATTAATGCCAATGTTTTGGATCTTAAAGTTAAAATCGAGGGGTGA
- a CDS encoding glycine C-acetyltransferase translates to MLERFINYLQNELETLKAEGLYKSERVISSQQQADVKVNEREVINLCANNYLGLANDPELIAEGQAALAKYGYGMASVRFICGTQTPHKQLEQKISHFLSKEDTILYSSCFDANTGLFETLLTEEDAIISDALNHASIIDGVRLCKAARYRYANNDMKALEEQLIAAKNARFRLIATDGVFSMDGILANLPAICELADKYDAMVMVDDSHAVGFMGKTGRGTPEHFGVSDRVDIITGTLGKALGGASGGYTSSNQVVIDWLRQRSRPYLFSNTLAPVIAHTSCVVLDKLSTNNSLAEKLKRNSHYFREGMTQLGFELIPGEHPIIPVMLGDASLAGRISNRLLELGVYVVGFSYPVVPKGLARIRTQMSAALELHHLDKALKAFEKVGKEFSVI, encoded by the coding sequence GTGCTTGAGCGATTCATTAATTATTTGCAAAATGAACTTGAAACACTCAAGGCGGAGGGCTTGTACAAATCAGAGCGTGTTATTTCCAGCCAGCAGCAAGCTGATGTGAAAGTTAACGAAAGAGAAGTTATTAATCTTTGTGCAAATAACTACCTGGGTTTGGCCAATGATCCTGAGTTAATAGCTGAGGGGCAGGCTGCTTTAGCCAAGTATGGGTATGGCATGGCTTCTGTTCGTTTTATTTGTGGAACACAAACCCCGCATAAACAACTGGAACAAAAAATCAGCCATTTTTTAAGTAAAGAAGACACTATATTGTATTCTTCCTGTTTTGATGCCAACACTGGGTTGTTTGAGACATTACTGACAGAAGAGGACGCTATTATCAGCGACGCTCTCAATCATGCGAGTATTATTGATGGAGTCAGGCTGTGTAAGGCAGCCCGGTATCGCTATGCCAATAATGACATGAAGGCTCTGGAAGAGCAGTTAATTGCAGCAAAAAATGCGAGATTTCGTTTGATTGCAACGGATGGTGTTTTTTCAATGGACGGTATATTGGCTAACTTACCTGCCATTTGTGAACTGGCTGACAAGTATGACGCCATGGTGATGGTTGATGATTCCCATGCCGTTGGTTTCATGGGCAAGACGGGTAGAGGAACACCGGAGCATTTTGGAGTTAGTGATAGAGTCGATATTATAACGGGTACGCTTGGTAAAGCCTTAGGGGGTGCATCAGGAGGATACACTTCGTCGAATCAAGTCGTTATTGATTGGTTGCGCCAACGATCCAGGCCTTATTTATTTTCCAATACATTGGCACCCGTTATTGCTCATACTTCTTGTGTGGTACTCGATAAATTGTCTACAAATAACTCCCTTGCTGAAAAATTAAAGCGCAATAGTCATTATTTCCGTGAAGGAATGACACAGTTAGGTTTTGAGTTAATCCCGGGTGAACATCCTATTATTCCCGTCATGTTAGGAGATGCCAGTTTGGCCGGGCGAATCTCTAATCGCTTATTGGAGTTGGGCGTCTATGTTGTAGGGTTTTCCTACCCAGTGGTACCAAAAGGTTTGGCTCGGATTCGTACCCAAATGTCTGCAGCCCTTGAATTGCATCATTTGGATAAAGCCTTGAAGGCGTTTGAAAAGGTTGGTAAGGAATTTTCTGTAATCTAG
- a CDS encoding DotI/IcmL family type IV secretion protein: MKKTVLWGALFALITTQANSEATQQEISSQNSSSTGTNVVSESTNQVPATNQNSQQNQVNQPVQSNGQQPTQAIQNNQPNQSTQSGEPQSNPNTQNNSQNQPTQQQTTQQPTQQQIPSQQTAPVINCDYKISAETKTIDQSLVLTWAEKAIIQSFDFDPATVDAQLQRLQTCFTDQGWLSFNSALQKSGNLDAIKSQKLHVSSQIDGQPQVTEAIENQWKITIPLQVVYQNDKEKVTQLLNVNLTVGRKISGDLGINQMIAMPRTAANTPQTNSSTNTTPSTTNTSTPQTQTPGDTTNNANKTNTEIQTGTSTNSPPSDSTTNTQN, translated from the coding sequence ATGAAGAAAACTGTGCTGTGGGGTGCTTTATTTGCTCTAATCACTACTCAAGCGAACTCTGAAGCAACTCAACAAGAGATATCATCTCAAAATTCATCCTCCACTGGCACTAATGTAGTTTCCGAGTCAACGAATCAGGTTCCTGCCACAAATCAAAACTCTCAACAAAATCAGGTGAACCAACCCGTGCAGTCAAACGGGCAACAACCGACTCAAGCTATTCAAAACAATCAACCAAATCAATCGACCCAGTCCGGTGAACCACAATCTAACCCCAATACCCAGAATAATTCGCAAAATCAACCAACACAGCAACAAACGACACAGCAGCCTACTCAACAGCAAATTCCCTCACAACAAACAGCACCTGTTATTAATTGTGATTACAAAATATCCGCCGAAACAAAAACAATAGATCAATCTCTAGTTTTAACCTGGGCAGAGAAAGCAATAATCCAGTCATTTGATTTTGACCCGGCTACTGTAGATGCTCAATTGCAAAGATTACAAACCTGCTTTACAGATCAAGGATGGCTAAGTTTTAATTCAGCATTACAGAAATCAGGTAATCTCGATGCCATTAAATCACAAAAATTGCATGTTAGCAGCCAAATTGATGGTCAACCACAGGTTACTGAAGCTATAGAAAATCAATGGAAAATTACTATACCATTACAAGTTGTCTATCAAAATGATAAGGAAAAGGTAACCCAATTACTTAACGTCAATCTAACTGTAGGGCGAAAAATTAGCGGTGATTTGGGCATCAACCAAATGATTGCTATGCCACGCACAGCAGCTAATACTCCACAAACCAATTCATCGACTAATACAACTCCATCAACTACAAATACCTCAACTCCTCAAACTCAAACACCTGGTGATACAACAAATAATGCCAACAAAACCAATACAGAAATACAGACTGGGACATCAACCAACTCACCTCCGAGTGACTCTACAACAAATACCCAGAATTAA
- a CDS encoding L,D-transpeptidase, with the protein MKKIYWAVILMCLGLTSCVEFDESTLITDDAGYVHRTVHYLRDKRGRNYFPMQIKAPGERLFVFDPKASAWAAYDEEGQRVMTGAGSGGIDICEENPNQSCRTITGTFRIYNKRGIDCRSGEYPVDTKGGAKMPYCMYFYRGFTIHAAYEVPEHPSSHGCVRVFPSAAKWLNEEFMRVGTKVIVLAYPDQNGVKTMSSLEKVN; encoded by the coding sequence ATGAAAAAAATTTATTGGGCAGTTATTTTAATGTGCCTCGGATTAACTTCGTGTGTTGAGTTTGATGAGTCAACCTTAATTACTGATGATGCCGGTTATGTACACAGAACCGTTCATTATTTAAGGGATAAAAGAGGACGTAATTATTTCCCAATGCAAATTAAAGCGCCAGGCGAAAGATTATTTGTTTTTGATCCTAAAGCATCTGCCTGGGCGGCCTACGATGAAGAAGGTCAGCGTGTCATGACAGGAGCTGGTTCTGGCGGAATAGATATTTGTGAAGAAAATCCAAATCAATCTTGCAGGACGATAACCGGAACATTCAGGATTTATAACAAACGAGGTATTGATTGTCGTTCGGGTGAATACCCTGTCGATACGAAGGGCGGGGCTAAAATGCCTTACTGCATGTATTTTTACAGAGGATTCACTATTCATGCGGCTTATGAAGTTCCAGAGCACCCATCAAGTCATGGTTGTGTCAGGGTTTTCCCCAGCGCCGCCAAATGGTTGAACGAAGAGTTTATGCGAGTTGGAACGAAAGTAATCGTATTAGCCTACCCAGATCAGAATGGGGTGAAAACTATGTCCTCATTGGAAAAAGTAAATTAA
- the tdh gene encoding L-threonine 3-dehydrogenase, protein MKSLVKAKKEPGIWMQDIPVPEYGVNDVLIKIKKTAICGTDIHIYSWDEWAQATIPVPMTVGHEFYGEIVEIGKEVQGLKVGQRVSGEGHITCGFCRNCRAGKRHLCRNTLGVGVNRPGCFAEYLALPATNVIALPDNITEEQAAVLDPFGNAAHCALAFDVVGEDVLITGAGPIGIMAAAIVRHIGARHVVITDVNDHRLELARQMGVSRAVNVKYQKLSDVANELGMLEGFDVGLEMSGNPMALNDMMKAMNHGGHVALLGIPPQETPIDWNQVIFKGLVIKGIYGREMFETWYKMIAMLQSGLNISPVITHNFPVDEYQHAFQIMASGQSGKVILNW, encoded by the coding sequence ATGAAATCATTGGTTAAAGCAAAAAAAGAGCCTGGAATTTGGATGCAAGACATTCCTGTTCCTGAGTACGGGGTAAATGATGTTTTAATAAAAATTAAAAAGACTGCAATTTGTGGTACAGATATCCATATTTATTCCTGGGATGAGTGGGCGCAAGCGACAATTCCTGTTCCTATGACGGTAGGTCATGAATTTTATGGTGAAATAGTAGAGATAGGAAAAGAAGTCCAAGGTTTGAAAGTTGGACAAAGAGTTTCTGGTGAAGGTCATATTACCTGTGGTTTTTGCAGAAATTGTCGTGCCGGCAAGCGTCATTTATGTCGTAATACCCTGGGAGTGGGGGTGAATCGACCAGGATGCTTTGCTGAGTATCTGGCGCTGCCTGCGACCAATGTCATTGCTCTCCCCGATAACATTACGGAAGAGCAAGCGGCTGTTCTCGATCCTTTTGGAAATGCTGCTCATTGTGCATTGGCATTTGATGTTGTAGGTGAAGACGTTTTGATTACTGGGGCAGGCCCCATAGGCATAATGGCTGCAGCCATTGTAAGGCATATTGGTGCACGACATGTTGTTATCACCGATGTTAACGATCATCGATTGGAACTGGCCAGGCAAATGGGTGTTAGCCGAGCGGTCAATGTCAAATACCAAAAATTAAGTGATGTGGCTAATGAGCTGGGAATGCTTGAGGGGTTTGATGTTGGTCTGGAAATGTCCGGGAATCCTATGGCATTAAACGACATGATGAAAGCGATGAATCATGGTGGACACGTGGCTTTATTGGGTATTCCACCACAAGAAACCCCTATAGATTGGAACCAGGTTATTTTTAAAGGATTGGTTATTAAGGGTATTTATGGTCGAGAAATGTTTGAAACTTGGTATAAGATGATTGCCATGTTACAAAGTGGTTTAAATATTTCTCCTGTTATTACTCATAATTTCCCAGTAGATGAATATCAGCACGCTTTTCAAATTATGGCATCCGGCCAGTCAGGGAAAGTCATACTGAACTGGTAG
- the ettA gene encoding energy-dependent translational throttle protein EttA: MAQYIFTMNRVSKIVENQRFILKDISLSFFPGAKIGVLGLNGSGKSTLLRIMAGVDTQYEGEARPQPGIKIGYLAQEPELDLNKTVREVVEEGVAEIKEKLSRFDAISMRFAEPMSDDEMNALLTEQGELQNEIEACGGWDLERKLDVAADALRLPEWDAIIGKLSGGERRRVALCRLLLSSPDMLLLDEPTNHLDAESVAWLEHFLEEFPGTVVAITHDRYFLDNAAEWILELDRGEGIPYKGNYSSWLEQKEARLSMEKKQEDALQRAIKAELEWVRTSPKGRHAKNKARLARFEEMNSKEFQKRNETNEIYIPPGERLGDLVLEGEKICKSYGDRILIDNFDFKLPKGGVLGIIGPNGAGKSTFLKMLTGQEEPDKGVIRIGETVKLAYVDQMRDNLNPNNSVWQEISDGHDIMQIGNFQMPSRAYVGRFNFKGTDQQKKISQLSGGERNRVHLAKLLKSGGNVLLLDEPSNDLDVETLRALEEAILNFPGCAIVISHDRWFLDRICTHLMAFEGDSQITFFEGNYSEYEADRKRRLGDEANRPSRIKYRKLSD, encoded by the coding sequence ATGGCGCAGTATATTTTCACTATGAATAGAGTGAGCAAGATTGTTGAGAACCAAAGATTTATTTTAAAAGATATTTCATTAAGTTTTTTTCCCGGGGCAAAAATTGGTGTATTAGGACTAAATGGTTCTGGAAAATCTACCTTATTGCGGATTATGGCTGGTGTTGATACGCAATACGAAGGCGAAGCAAGGCCTCAACCAGGAATTAAAATTGGATATCTTGCTCAAGAACCCGAGCTTGACTTAAATAAAACTGTGCGCGAAGTAGTCGAGGAAGGTGTTGCAGAAATTAAGGAGAAACTGTCTCGTTTTGATGCAATTAGCATGCGTTTTGCAGAACCAATGAGCGATGATGAAATGAATGCCTTGTTAACAGAGCAAGGTGAATTGCAAAATGAAATAGAAGCTTGTGGTGGCTGGGATTTGGAGAGAAAGCTTGATGTCGCTGCTGATGCATTAAGATTACCAGAGTGGGATGCCATAATAGGAAAACTATCCGGCGGTGAACGCAGACGTGTTGCTCTTTGCAGATTGTTGCTATCAAGTCCTGACATGTTGCTTCTTGATGAACCTACCAACCATTTGGATGCAGAAAGTGTTGCCTGGTTAGAACATTTCCTGGAAGAGTTTCCTGGCACTGTGGTTGCAATTACCCATGACAGGTATTTCCTGGATAATGCGGCGGAGTGGATTTTAGAATTGGATCGGGGTGAAGGTATCCCTTATAAGGGGAACTACAGTTCTTGGCTCGAACAAAAAGAAGCACGGTTGAGTATGGAGAAAAAGCAGGAGGATGCTTTGCAACGTGCTATTAAAGCGGAATTGGAATGGGTTAGAACCTCGCCCAAAGGACGTCATGCTAAAAATAAAGCCCGCTTGGCTCGGTTTGAAGAAATGAATTCTAAAGAATTCCAAAAGCGTAATGAAACCAATGAAATATATATCCCACCCGGTGAGCGCTTAGGCGATTTGGTTCTGGAAGGTGAAAAAATATGCAAATCCTACGGTGACAGGATATTAATAGATAATTTTGATTTCAAACTTCCCAAAGGTGGTGTTTTAGGCATTATTGGCCCCAATGGAGCAGGTAAGTCTACTTTCTTAAAAATGTTAACAGGGCAGGAAGAGCCAGACAAAGGTGTCATTCGTATTGGAGAAACAGTGAAGTTGGCTTATGTTGATCAGATGCGGGACAATCTAAATCCCAATAATTCGGTGTGGCAAGAAATTTCAGACGGCCATGACATTATGCAGATAGGTAATTTCCAAATGCCTTCACGAGCTTATGTTGGGCGTTTTAATTTTAAAGGGACGGATCAACAAAAGAAAATTTCTCAATTGTCTGGAGGAGAGCGTAACCGGGTTCATTTGGCAAAATTATTGAAAAGTGGCGGGAATGTTTTGCTACTTGATGAACCCAGTAATGATTTGGATGTTGAGACATTGAGAGCTTTGGAAGAGGCCATTCTTAATTTTCCAGGTTGTGCTATAGTGATTTCTCACGATAGATGGTTTTTAGATAGAATTTGTACCCATTTGATGGCTTTTGAAGGAGATTCACAAATAACCTTTTTCGAAGGTAATTACAGCGAGTACGAAGCGGATAGAAAGCGTCGATTAGGTGATGAGGCTAACAGACCATCACGAATTAAATATCGAAAATTAAGTGATTAA
- a CDS encoding TolC family outer membrane protein, producing the protein MRKSLFCWILTLGVSTHVFATDLMDIYQQALENDTIFKEAYDNYMSSTEAIPQARAALYPQVGLGSQAGRNYQDAVAGAFSANQYYGSYLWQVNASQALFNYQAWAKVAQAKASVKAAQASFNDAAQNLILRTAKAYFDVLFAKDTLDFAEAKKRANKRQYDQATQRFQVGLDAITSVYEAKAAYDQSIATVIAARNNQINQSENLRKLTNHVYETLAPLKDSKIPLVKPEPNDVNQWIDTGLKQNYKLYAAKYNLEVAKDNVKAISAGNWPVFSLQSNASQIHNNASGNTVFIPSKQTQANIAIAMNFPVFQGGLVQAQTRQAQYNFQSTSEKLEQTYRDVIVNSRIAFNTITDGISKVKADRQTVISVQNSLQSTEAQFEVGTRTMVDVVNAQQRLFEAQEQLARDQYDLINSILTLKYLAGTLNVNDLEQINSWLATTRVNGFSPVDNKTSK; encoded by the coding sequence ATGAGAAAGTCTCTGTTTTGTTGGATTTTAACGTTAGGTGTTTCAACCCATGTGTTTGCAACAGACCTAATGGATATCTATCAACAAGCCCTGGAGAACGATACAATCTTTAAAGAGGCATATGATAACTATATGTCCAGCACCGAAGCCATTCCTCAAGCTCGTGCGGCTCTTTACCCTCAAGTCGGCCTTGGTTCACAAGCTGGCCGCAATTATCAGGATGCGGTTGCCGGAGCGTTTAGTGCCAATCAATACTATGGAAGTTATTTGTGGCAAGTCAATGCTTCTCAGGCGCTGTTTAACTATCAGGCATGGGCCAAAGTAGCCCAGGCCAAAGCGTCTGTTAAAGCAGCACAAGCCAGTTTCAATGATGCAGCACAGAATTTAATTCTAAGAACAGCCAAAGCCTATTTTGATGTCCTGTTTGCCAAAGATACATTAGACTTTGCCGAAGCAAAAAAACGGGCGAACAAAAGACAATATGATCAAGCAACTCAACGTTTTCAAGTTGGCCTTGATGCCATCACTTCTGTCTATGAAGCAAAGGCGGCGTACGATCAATCCATAGCGACAGTTATCGCTGCCCGCAATAATCAGATTAACCAGAGTGAAAATTTGCGAAAACTAACCAATCACGTATATGAAACACTCGCGCCACTCAAAGACAGTAAAATTCCACTCGTTAAGCCAGAACCAAATGACGTGAATCAATGGATAGATACTGGACTTAAACAAAACTATAAATTATATGCTGCAAAATATAATCTTGAGGTGGCAAAAGACAATGTAAAAGCAATCTCTGCGGGTAACTGGCCAGTTTTTTCACTACAGAGCAACGCAAGCCAAATACATAATAATGCATCCGGCAATACTGTTTTTATTCCATCAAAGCAAACCCAGGCTAATATTGCAATCGCGATGAATTTTCCTGTTTTTCAAGGAGGCTTGGTTCAAGCGCAGACTCGTCAAGCTCAATATAACTTTCAGTCAACGAGTGAAAAACTGGAACAAACGTATCGGGACGTCATTGTAAACAGCCGCATCGCCTTCAATACCATCACTGATGGGATAAGTAAGGTAAAGGCGGACAGACAAACAGTTATTTCTGTGCAAAATTCTTTGCAAAGTACCGAGGCTCAATTTGAAGTAGGCACTCGAACCATGGTGGATGTGGTCAATGCCCAACAAAGATTGTTTGAAGCACAGGAACAATTAGCCCGAGATCAATACGACTTGATTAATTCCATACTTACCCTGAAATACCTTGCAGGGACTTTAAACGTTAATGATCTCGAACAGATTAACTCATGGTTAGCAACTACACGTGTCAATGGATTTTCACCAGTAGATAACAAAACCTCCAAATAA